A stretch of Ipomoea triloba cultivar NCNSP0323 chromosome 13, ASM357664v1 DNA encodes these proteins:
- the LOC116002897 gene encoding LOW QUALITY PROTEIN: pentatricopeptide repeat-containing protein At1g20230-like (The sequence of the model RefSeq protein was modified relative to this genomic sequence to represent the inferred CDS: inserted 2 bases in 1 codon; deleted 1 base in 1 codon) has translation MWSMRARNAQIQALNFVGRSHHNILTLITPGASATLIETQQSHARIVKTGFSGDTHVANKLLSLYAHHHTFDDANLLLDSLSEPDIFSFTPLIYASSKSSLFDQTLRIFSRLLAQRLVPDAHILPSVIRACAGLSARNAGQQVHGYVLTSGLALDSFVHSSLVHMYVKCNNLKDAHKVFDTMPSPDVVSWSALAAGYAKNGDVVNAGKVFSQAGRLGIERNSVSWNGVIAGFNQSGSFLEAVSVFQEMHCRGFVADGTSISSVLPAIGDLGDLSMGIQVHGCVIKLGFKSDICIISSLIDMYGKCSCALEMSKVFEEIDQKDVGTCNAMVAGLSRNGLVDDAFKVFKQCRDEGMELNVVSWTSMIASCSQHGKDVEALELFREMQRVGMEPNCVTIPCLLPACGNIAALMHGKAAHCFSLKRGFADDVYVASALVDMYANCGRVDLSRLTFDRMPTRNLVSWNALIGGYAMHGKATEAIEILHLMQSSGHKPDAISFTSILSACSQVGLSDEGQHYFDIMSKDHRIEARLEHYACMVSLLGRAGKLEEAYSLVKKMPFEPDACVWGALLSSCKIHHNLSLGEVAAKKLFQLEPTNPGNYILLSNIYASNRRWNEVDRIRDTMKQMGLRKNPGCSWIELKNKVHMLLAGEKSHPQMGQIMIKLGKLSLEMKKSGVLPNTDFVLQDVEEEEXEHILCGHSEKLAVVLGILNTSRGSPLRVIKNLRICGDCHSFMKFTSSFEGREIFVRDTNRFHHFKDGACSCMDYW, from the exons ATGTGGAGCATGAGGGCAAGGAATGCTCAAATTCAAGCTCTGAATTTCGTTGGGAGATCTCACCACAACATTCTCACCCTCATCACACCCGGAGCCTCAGCCACCCTCATCGAAACACAACAATCCCATGCCCGCATCGTCAAGACTGGTTTTTCCGGCGACACTCATGTCGCCAACAAGCTCCTCTCACTCTACGCCCATCACCACACCTTTGACGACGCAAATCTCCTCCTTGACTCCCTTTCTGAACCCGACATCTTCTCTTTCACTCCCCTCATCTACGCTTCTTCAAAATCCAGTCTTTTCGATCAAACGCTGAGGATATTTTCCAGGTTGTTGGCTCAGCGCCTTGTTCCTGATGCCCATATTCTCCCCAGTGTCATCAGGGCC TGTGCGGGACTATCCGCGCGGAATGCTGGGCAACAAGTCCATGGCTATGTTTTAACTTCTGGGCTTGCATTGGATTCTTTCGTCCACTCCTCTCTTGTTCATATGTATGTGAAGTGCAACAACTTGAAAGATGCGCATAAAGTATTCGACACAATGCCCAGCCCGGATGTGGTTTCTTGGAGTGCTTTGGCAGCAGGTTATGCCAAAAACGGGGACGTGGTTAACGCTGGTAAAGTGTTTAGCCAGGCGGGGCGATTGGGGATTGAGCGGAATTCTGTTTCGTGGAATGGTGTGATTGCGGGGTTTAATCAGAGCGGGTCTTTCTTGGAAGCAGTTTCAGTGTTTCAGGAGATGCATTGTAGAGGTTTCGTAGCCGATGGAACAAGCATTTCTAGTGTTCTTCCAGCTATTGGTGACTTGGGGGATCTTAGCATGGGCATTCAAGTACATGGTTGTGTGATCAAGTTAGGTTTCAAATCAGATATATGTATAATCAGTTCTCTTATAGACATGTATGGGAAGTGTAGTTGTGCACTAGAGATGTCGAAGGTGTTCGAGGAAATAGATCAAAAGGACGTGGGCACTTGCAACGCGATGGTTGCAGGGCTTTCCCGGAATGGTCTTGTGGACGATGCTTTCAAGGTTTTTAAGCAGTGTAGGGATGAGGGAATGGAATTGAACGTCGTTTCGTGGACTTCCATGATTGCTTCTTGCTCACAACACGGTAAAGATGTCGAGGCTTTAGAGCTTTTCAGAGAAATGCAGAGAGTTGGAATGGAACCAAACTGTGTAACTATCCCCTGCTTGCTCCCAGCTTGTGGCAACATAGCAGCATTGATGCATGGCAAAGCAGCACATTGCTTCTCCCTTAAACGCGGATTTGCAGACGATGTCTATGTAGCGAGCGCATTAGTTGATATGTATGCTAATTGTGGAAGGGTTGATCTATCTCGCCTTACTTTCGACAGGATGCCTACCCGCAATCTGGTTTCTTGGAATGCCCTAATCGGTGGATATGCAATGCATGGGAAGGCCACAGAAGCGATCGAGATCCTTCATCTGATGCAAAGCAGTGGACACAAACCTGATGCGATTAGTTTCACTAGCATTTTATCCGCGTGTAGCCAAGTTGGCCTTAGCGACGAAGGGCAACATTACTTTGACATTATGTCTAAGGATCACAGAATCGAAGCCAGACTAGAGCATTATGCTTGTATGGTGAGCCTTCTTGGTCGCGCAGGAAAGCTTGAAGAAGCCTACTCCCTTGTCAAGAAAATGCCATTTGAACCAGATGCTTGTGTCTGGGGAGCATTATTGAGTTCTTGTAAAATCCATCACAATTTGAGTTTGGGTGAGGTGGCTGCTAAGAAACTGTTCCAACTTGAACCAACAAATCCTGGGAACTACATTCTCTTGTCCAATATTTACGCTTCTAATCGGAGATGGAATGAAGTGGACAGAATCAGGGATACGATGAAACAGATGGGTTTGAGGAAAAATCCTGGATGCAGTTGGATTGAACTTAAGAACAAAGTGCACATGCTTTTAGCAGGGGAGAAATCACATCCCCAGATGGGCCAAATCATGATAAAGTTAGGCAAGCTGAGCTTGGAAATGAAGAAGTCAGGTGTTTTGCCCAACACTGATTTTGTGCTGCAAGatgtggaagaagaaga ggaacaCATTTTGTGTGGACACAGTGAGAAGTTGGCTGTAGTTCTTGGAATTTTGAACACCAGCAGAGGGTCTCCTCTCAGAGTCATAAAGAATCTTAGAATCTGTGGGGACTGCCATTCCTTCATGAAATTCACATCAAGCTTTGAAGGCAGAGAGATTTTTGTCAGAGACACAAACCGTTTCCATCACTTCAAGGATGGTGCATGTTCTTGTATGGATTATTGGTGA
- the LOC116001745 gene encoding uncharacterized protein LOC116001745: MLIQRSILARALHHRLRYFSQSAAAVAVPPDSPAPEPPSLTYLDGFPRPDPKYAETIHAIPRAISGKNISSKERKAGRVPSIVFEQEDGQHGGNKRLISVQTNQIRKLVTHLGRTYFLSRLFDLELRPNFDSEEIVEKVRVLPRQIHLHAGTDALLNVTFIRAPSSALLKVDIPVVFRGDDVSPGLKKGSYLNIIKKTVKFLCPADIIPPYIDVDLSELDVGQKILMGDLKVHPALKLIQPKDHPVCKIMGARVSDQRKSK, encoded by the exons ATGTTGATCCAACGTTCTATACTCGCCCGAGCTCTACACCACCGTCTCCGTTACTTTTCCCAGTCTGCCGCCGCGGTCGCCGTCCCGCCGGATTCCCCTGCCCCGGAGCCCCCGTCTCTGACATACCTCGACGGGTTCCCACGACCCGACCCGAAGTACGCCGAGACTATCCACGCAATCCCGCGAGCAATCTCCGGCAAGAACATCTCCTCCAAGGAGAGAAAAGCCGGCCGAGTTCCCAGCATAGTCTTCGAGCAAGAGGATGGCCAGCACGGCGGCAACAAGCGCCTCATTTCCGTGCAGACCAATCAGATCAGGAAGCTCGTTACCCATTTGGGCCGAACGTATTTTCTTTCCAGACTGTTTGATCTTGAGCTCCGACCCAATTTTGATTCCGAGGAGATCGTCGAGAAAGTTAGAGTCTTGCCTAGACAG ATTCATTTGCATGCAGGCACTGATGCTCTACTTAATGTTACCTTCATAAGAGCTCCATCAAGTGCTCTACTAAAGGTTGACATTCCAGTTGTCTTCAGAGGCGATGATGTCTCCCCCGGGTTGAAAAAAG GGTCTTATCTGAATATTATCAAGAAAACGGTCAAATTCCTCTGCCCGGCTGATATCATTCCTCCTTACATTGACGTGGATCTAAGCGAGCTGGATGTTGGGCAGAAGATACTAATGGGGGATCTCAAGGTTCATCCAGCTCTGAAGCTCATCCAACCGAAAGACCATCCCGTTTGCAAGATTATGGGAGCAAGGGTTTCCGACCAAAGGAAATCGAAATAA